Proteins encoded in a region of the Paucidesulfovibrio longus DSM 6739 genome:
- a CDS encoding NADH-quinone oxidoreductase subunit B family protein, whose amino-acid sequence MFKSLIKNSRAKSPWIMHFDCGSCNGCDIEVLACLTPMYDVERFGVVNVGNPKHADVLLVTGTVNHRNKKVLKNIYDQMPEPKAVIAIGACGTSGGVFRDAYNVVGGVDKVIPVDVYVPGCPAKPEAIIDGVVEGLKKFQQKVEQAG is encoded by the coding sequence ATGTTCAAATCGCTCATCAAGAATTCGCGCGCCAAGTCCCCGTGGATCATGCATTTCGACTGCGGGAGCTGCAACGGCTGCGACATCGAGGTACTGGCCTGCCTGACCCCCATGTACGACGTGGAGCGGTTCGGCGTGGTCAACGTCGGCAACCCCAAGCACGCGGACGTGCTGCTGGTCACCGGCACGGTGAACCATCGCAACAAGAAGGTGCTCAAGAACATCTACGACCAGATGCCCGAGCCCAAGGCCGTCATCGCCATCGGCGCGTGCGGCACCTCCGGCGGCGTGTTCCGCGACGCCTACAACGTGGTCGGCGGCGTGGACAAGGTCATCCCGGTGGACGTGTACGTACCCGGCTGTCCGGCCAAGCCCGAAGCCATCATCGACGGCGTCGTGGAAGGCCTGAAGAAGTTCCAGCAAAAGGTGGAGCAGGCCGGCTAG
- a CDS encoding 4Fe-4S binding protein: MLFLTPTVLKNLSKKPATRKYPFVVREPFDNYRGELVINASECILCGSCMRKCPSLCITVDKTAETWECDPYACIYCGHCVTVCPTHCLSMKNVHRAPAPKKINILEHGEAPKKKKKEEGAE, encoded by the coding sequence ATGCTGTTTCTGACGCCGACCGTCCTGAAGAACCTGTCCAAGAAGCCCGCCACCCGGAAGTATCCCTTCGTGGTGCGCGAGCCCTTCGACAATTATCGCGGCGAGCTGGTCATCAATGCCTCGGAGTGCATCCTCTGCGGCTCCTGCATGCGCAAGTGCCCGTCCCTGTGCATCACCGTGGACAAGACCGCCGAGACCTGGGAATGCGACCCGTACGCCTGCATCTACTGCGGGCATTGCGTCACGGTCTGCCCGACGCACTGCCTGAGCATGAAGAACGTGCACCGCGCCCCGGCTCCCAAGAAGATCAACATTCTGGAGCACGGCGAAGCGCCCAAGAAGAAGAAAAAGGAAGAGGGCGCCGAGTAG
- a CDS encoding aldehyde ferredoxin oxidoreductase family protein encodes MYGFYGRVLKVDLTERCFDVVPLAEEILADHLGGKGLGTRLLLDENPPGADPLGPENRLIFATGPACNGPAWGGSRYGVYTKSPLTGLYCESYAGGKVPESMDSAGYDAIVISGRADRPMVLGVHPYGVDFHLARDLWGMETYEAEDEARERFAPVGFSRPGAVVIGPAGENRVRFALIENDYWRSAGRGGTGAVMGSKNLKAVVFAGDRKRPLADPKGMAAQAKGFAASGRDNPGVKAYKRFGTTMMVALMNTAGAFPARYWSQGTCEHWEKIAGEAYHAEHDVTPNACRKCFMACGRLTTIKGGRRDGLRIEGPEYETIYAFGGLCMIEDMAEIAYLNDLCDRLGLDTITGGNLCGLAIEAGLRGRIEPVVRYNDPDGCAALLRSIAAREGHGAVLAEGIRHAAQEWGLEDIAVHVKGMEPPGYDPRALKGMGLTYATTARGACHLRTTFYKPELSGMIPPERIEGKAEMLIDFEDRLALFDCLVLCRFYRDMYSWEELGKLVELLTGLPGDKARLQRIARRVVDLTRAFNLREGMSPDADRLPGRLTREALPDGKRVTEQEMARMTEEYYRLRGWPAQEPGA; translated from the coding sequence ATGTATGGATTTTACGGGCGAGTGCTCAAGGTCGATCTGACCGAACGCTGCTTCGACGTCGTCCCCCTGGCCGAGGAAATCCTGGCCGACCACCTGGGCGGCAAGGGGCTGGGCACGCGCCTATTGCTCGACGAAAACCCGCCCGGAGCCGATCCGCTCGGCCCGGAAAACCGACTCATCTTCGCCACGGGACCGGCCTGCAACGGTCCGGCCTGGGGCGGCAGCCGCTACGGCGTCTATACGAAGTCGCCCCTGACCGGGCTCTACTGCGAGTCCTATGCGGGCGGAAAAGTGCCGGAATCCATGGATTCCGCCGGATACGACGCCATCGTCATCTCAGGCCGCGCCGATCGTCCCATGGTTCTGGGCGTGCATCCCTACGGCGTGGATTTCCACCTCGCCCGCGACCTCTGGGGCATGGAAACCTACGAGGCCGAGGACGAGGCCAGGGAGCGCTTCGCGCCCGTGGGCTTTTCCCGGCCCGGCGCCGTGGTCATCGGCCCTGCCGGGGAAAACCGGGTCCGCTTCGCCCTGATCGAAAACGACTACTGGCGCAGCGCCGGGCGCGGCGGCACGGGCGCGGTCATGGGCTCCAAGAATCTCAAGGCCGTGGTCTTCGCCGGGGACCGCAAGCGCCCCCTGGCCGATCCCAAGGGCATGGCCGCCCAGGCAAAGGGCTTTGCCGCGTCCGGGCGGGATAATCCCGGCGTCAAGGCCTACAAGCGCTTCGGCACGACCATGATGGTGGCGCTGATGAACACGGCGGGAGCCTTTCCCGCGCGCTACTGGAGCCAGGGAACGTGCGAGCACTGGGAAAAGATCGCCGGGGAAGCCTACCATGCGGAGCACGACGTCACTCCGAACGCCTGCCGCAAATGCTTCATGGCCTGCGGGCGGCTGACCACAATCAAGGGGGGACGCCGCGACGGGCTGCGCATCGAAGGCCCCGAATACGAAACCATCTACGCCTTCGGCGGCCTGTGCATGATCGAGGACATGGCCGAGATCGCGTACCTGAACGATCTTTGCGACCGCCTGGGCCTGGACACCATCACCGGAGGCAACCTCTGCGGGCTGGCCATCGAGGCCGGACTGCGCGGCCGCATCGAGCCCGTGGTGCGCTACAACGACCCGGACGGCTGCGCCGCGCTGCTGCGCTCCATCGCCGCGCGCGAAGGGCACGGCGCGGTGCTGGCCGAGGGCATCCGCCACGCGGCGCAGGAATGGGGCCTGGAAGACATCGCCGTGCACGTCAAGGGCATGGAGCCGCCGGGCTACGACCCGCGCGCGCTCAAGGGCATGGGCCTGACCTACGCCACCACGGCGCGGGGCGCCTGCCACCTGCGCACCACCTTCTACAAGCCGGAGCTGTCCGGCATGATTCCGCCGGAGCGCATCGAGGGCAAGGCGGAAATGCTCATCGACTTCGAGGACCGGCTCGCGCTCTTCGACTGCCTGGTGCTCTGCCGCTTCTACCGCGACATGTATTCCTGGGAAGAGCTGGGCAAGCTCGTGGAGCTGCTCACGGGGCTTCCGGGCGACAAGGCGCGCCTGCAAAGGATCGCGCGGCGGGTGGTCGACCTGACCCGCGCGTTCAACCTGCGCGAAGGCATGTCCCCGGACGCGGACCGCCTGCCCGGGCGGCTGACCCGCGAGGCACTGCCCGACGGCAAGCGCGTCACCGAGCAGGAGATGGCCCGCATGACCGAGGAATACTACCGCCTCCGGGGCTGGCCCGCGCAGGAACCGGGCGCCTAG
- a CDS encoding NADH-quinone oxidoreductase subunit 5 family protein: MSNLLLILILLPVLAALACFVVRASAVRRLVVPVTGGVLAAASVALLMQGPIEPWSPGALFGLSWDLIITVLDFALLGVIFFYGLKLKNVLIQLFTLAQIVLLAVFEFVMVEHAATPAFAADNLSLIMVLIISIIGSLICIFALPYMKSHEEHLHLEKSKQPQFFFFLVLFLGAMNGLVLANNVLWLYFFFEATTFCSFMLIGHDGTEIATKNATRALWMNSLGGLAFVIGMMLVYNGLGTLSLAAILSAGPQGALVLTGIAMMCLAGFTKAAQVPFQGWLLGAMVAPTPVSALLHSSTMVKAGVYVVLRLSPAYQGTLLSETIAICGAFTFLACAALAIGQSNGKKILAYSTISNLGLIIACAGLNTPLALTAAVMLIIFHAVSKSLLFLCVGTIEQEIGSRDIEDMRGLYERMPRTSFIAITGVLTMLLPPFGVLLGKWMAIEAAAGSIWVIIMLALGSALTVVYWARWGGGLMGSREPGKPSESLPLLINLPLVLLCVGAVVLSAATPVIYKTLIQPMLPGVGPAVNIGIGSLGAFEVYGLYIALGAGLVVAFMAGRRAPKLRKVAPYMGGANLGLEGSFNGPMNQPVAFGAGNLYLSEIFGEERLTMWVNILGAALTVLMIGGGL; the protein is encoded by the coding sequence ATGTCCAACCTGCTTTTGATCCTCATCCTCCTGCCCGTGCTTGCCGCACTGGCCTGCTTCGTCGTGCGCGCGAGCGCCGTCAGGCGGCTGGTCGTGCCCGTCACGGGCGGCGTGCTCGCCGCGGCGTCGGTGGCCCTGCTCATGCAGGGACCGATCGAACCGTGGTCTCCGGGCGCGCTCTTCGGCCTGAGCTGGGACCTGATCATCACCGTGCTCGACTTCGCGCTGCTCGGAGTGATTTTCTTCTACGGTCTCAAACTCAAGAACGTGCTCATCCAGCTCTTCACCCTGGCGCAGATCGTGCTGCTGGCGGTGTTCGAGTTCGTGATGGTCGAGCACGCCGCGACCCCCGCCTTTGCGGCGGACAACCTTTCACTGATCATGGTGCTGATCATTTCCATCATCGGCTCCCTGATCTGCATTTTCGCCCTGCCCTACATGAAGAGCCATGAGGAACATCTGCATCTTGAAAAATCCAAGCAGCCTCAGTTCTTCTTCTTCCTGGTGCTCTTCCTGGGCGCCATGAACGGGCTGGTCCTGGCCAACAACGTGCTCTGGCTCTACTTCTTCTTCGAGGCGACCACCTTCTGCTCCTTCATGCTCATCGGGCACGACGGCACGGAGATCGCCACGAAGAACGCCACCCGCGCTCTGTGGATGAACAGCCTGGGCGGCCTGGCCTTCGTGATCGGCATGATGCTGGTCTACAACGGACTGGGCACCCTTTCCCTGGCCGCGATCCTTTCCGCCGGGCCGCAGGGCGCGCTCGTGCTCACGGGCATCGCCATGATGTGTCTTGCGGGCTTCACCAAGGCCGCGCAGGTGCCCTTCCAGGGCTGGCTGCTCGGCGCCATGGTCGCTCCGACCCCGGTTTCCGCGCTGCTGCACTCCTCCACCATGGTCAAGGCGGGCGTGTACGTGGTGCTGCGGCTGTCCCCGGCCTACCAGGGCACGCTGCTCTCCGAGACCATCGCCATCTGCGGCGCGTTCACCTTCCTGGCCTGCGCCGCCCTGGCCATCGGCCAGAGCAACGGCAAGAAGATCCTGGCCTACTCGACCATCTCCAACCTGGGGCTGATCATCGCCTGCGCGGGCCTGAACACCCCGCTGGCCCTGACCGCCGCCGTCATGCTGATCATCTTCCACGCGGTGTCCAAGTCCCTGCTCTTCCTCTGCGTCGGCACCATCGAGCAGGAGATCGGCAGCCGCGACATCGAGGACATGCGCGGCCTGTACGAGCGCATGCCCCGGACCTCGTTCATCGCCATCACCGGCGTGCTGACCATGCTCCTGCCGCCCTTCGGCGTGCTGCTGGGCAAGTGGATGGCCATCGAGGCCGCCGCCGGGTCCATCTGGGTCATCATCATGCTCGCCCTGGGCTCGGCCCTGACGGTCGTGTACTGGGCGCGCTGGGGCGGCGGACTGATGGGCTCGCGCGAGCCGGGCAAGCCTTCCGAGAGCCTGCCCCTGCTCATCAACCTGCCCCTGGTGCTGCTCTGCGTCGGCGCGGTGGTCCTTTCCGCCGCCACCCCGGTGATCTACAAGACGCTCATCCAGCCCATGCTGCCGGGCGTCGGACCTGCCGTGAACATCGGCATCGGCTCCCTGGGAGCGTTCGAGGTCTACGGATTGTACATCGCCCTGGGCGCGGGTCTGGTCGTGGCCTTCATGGCGGGACGCCGCGCGCCCAAGCTGCGCAAGGTCGCCCCCTACATGGGCGGCGCGAACCTGGGCCTGGAAGGATCGTTCAACGGTCCCATGAACCAGCCCGTGGCCTTCGGCGCAGGCAACCTCTACCTCTCCGAGATCTTCGGCGAGGAACGCCTGACCATGTGGGTCAACATTCTGGGCGCGGCGCTGACCGTGCTCATGATCGGAGGGGGGCTGTAA
- a CDS encoding DUF3467 domain-containing protein, with protein MSDHRIIDPASRQMRLQADPDLEYMYYDVFNVFVSPEEVVVELGNRHRGQPDSGTVHQRIVLSPNTARRLAHTLNQGLQTMEEQVRTALAEASRGKAN; from the coding sequence ATGAGCGATCACAGAATCATCGATCCGGCGTCGCGGCAGATGCGCCTCCAGGCCGATCCCGACCTGGAGTATATGTATTATGATGTCTTCAACGTCTTCGTGAGTCCGGAAGAAGTGGTGGTGGAACTCGGCAACCGCCACCGCGGCCAGCCGGACAGCGGAACCGTGCACCAGCGCATCGTGCTCTCCCCGAACACGGCGCGCCGCCTGGCCCATACCCTGAACCAGGGCCTCCAGACCATGGAGGAGCAGGTGCGCACCGCCCTGGCCGAGGCCTCGCGGGGCAAGGCGAACTAG
- a CDS encoding NADH-quinone oxidoreductase subunit C, with the protein MKGKEIAVTRDNLVSEVMNMKNEGYRLVTMTTALTGEDAVDVLYHFDKELEVVHLRLPAQLSQPVPSISGVYFCALLAENELQDLFGMKFAGLVLDFNRTLYLDEEITTVPLVNNVKVVGNN; encoded by the coding sequence GTGAAAGGTAAGGAAATCGCCGTGACCCGCGACAATCTGGTCAGCGAGGTCATGAACATGAAGAACGAAGGGTACCGCCTGGTGACCATGACCACCGCCCTCACGGGCGAGGACGCGGTCGACGTGCTCTACCACTTCGACAAGGAGCTCGAGGTGGTCCACCTCCGGCTTCCGGCCCAGTTGTCCCAGCCCGTGCCCAGCATTTCCGGCGTGTACTTCTGCGCCCTGCTGGCCGAGAACGAACTTCAGGACCTCTTCGGCATGAAGTTCGCCGGGCTCGTGCTCGACTTCAACCGCACCTTGTACCTCGACGAGGAGATCACCACCGTGCCCCTCGTGAACAACGTCAAGGTCGTGGGCAACAACTAA
- a CDS encoding respiratory chain complex I subunit 1 family protein: MKYLILALIGLIAAPLAGGLLAGIDRRITARLQSRQGPPIMQAFYDVLKLFGKEPLALNKWQIICAWVYLIGAAASCVLFFMQSDLLLIFFVQAVGAVFLVMGALAGRSPYSQVGAQRELIQILTYEPLLVLVFVCFYLATGSFNVSDIIAVDKPLLARLPLAYIVLTYALTIKLRKSPFDFSTSHHGHQELVKGVLTEYSGPYLALVEVAHWYETVLILGICALFWTTSWYWMAALLVCTYFLELVIDNTMARMTWRWMLKYVWGVGLAMSVVNLIWLYAG; encoded by the coding sequence ATGAAATACCTGATTCTCGCACTGATCGGCCTGATCGCCGCCCCGCTCGCGGGCGGACTGCTGGCCGGCATCGACCGCCGCATCACGGCGCGGCTCCAGTCCCGGCAGGGCCCGCCGATCATGCAGGCCTTCTACGACGTGCTCAAGCTCTTCGGCAAGGAGCCGCTGGCCCTGAACAAGTGGCAGATCATCTGCGCCTGGGTCTATCTCATCGGCGCGGCCGCCTCCTGCGTGCTCTTCTTCATGCAGTCCGATCTGCTTTTGATCTTCTTCGTGCAGGCCGTGGGCGCGGTCTTCCTGGTCATGGGCGCCCTCGCGGGCCGCTCGCCGTACAGCCAGGTGGGCGCGCAGCGCGAGCTGATCCAGATCCTGACCTACGAGCCGCTGCTCGTGCTGGTCTTCGTCTGCTTCTACCTCGCCACCGGCAGCTTCAACGTCTCGGACATCATCGCCGTGGACAAGCCGCTGCTGGCCCGGCTGCCCCTGGCCTACATCGTGCTGACCTACGCGCTGACCATCAAGCTGCGCAAGTCGCCCTTCGACTTCTCGACCTCGCACCACGGACACCAGGAGCTGGTCAAGGGCGTGCTCACCGAGTACTCCGGCCCGTACCTCGCCCTGGTCGAAGTGGCCCACTGGTACGAGACGGTCCTCATCCTGGGCATCTGCGCTCTGTTCTGGACCACGAGCTGGTACTGGATGGCCGCGCTGCTCGTCTGCACGTACTTCCTCGAACTCGTCATCGACAACACCATGGCCCGCATGACCTGGCGCTGGATGCTCAAGTACGTCTGGGGCGTGGGCCTGGCCATGTCGGTCGTGAACCTCATCTGGCTGTACGCGGGGTAG
- a CDS encoding hydrogenase large subunit codes for MARTVIPFGPQHPVLPEPIHLKLVVEDEIVKEAVPALGYVHRGLEMLVAKRDFHQMIQVCERVCGICSMIHAVCYSQTIEEMMGIEVPKRAEILRVVWSELHRIHSHLLWLGLFADAFGFESLFMQLWKIRERVMDINEATAGNRVIVSVNVIGGVRADLSAEQRDWIEGELKIIEKEVKAIQSTMLNDYTVKARTVGKGVLTYEQAYELGAAGPTLRGSGVKSDMRMLKYGGYRHLDFEPVIETSGDCWARGAVRFREVLQSIDLVRQAMAKVPRGDRELAAKVKGNPEGEGFMRVEQPRGECVYYIKASGKKNLDRLRIRTPTFANVPPLLAMVPNCELADVPVIVLSIDPCISCTER; via the coding sequence ATGGCTCGTACTGTTATTCCCTTCGGCCCCCAGCATCCGGTTCTGCCGGAGCCGATCCACCTCAAGCTGGTGGTCGAGGATGAAATCGTCAAGGAAGCCGTGCCCGCCCTGGGCTACGTGCACCGCGGACTGGAAATGCTGGTGGCCAAGCGCGACTTCCACCAGATGATCCAGGTCTGCGAGCGCGTCTGCGGCATCTGCTCCATGATCCACGCGGTCTGCTACTCGCAGACCATCGAGGAGATGATGGGCATCGAGGTGCCGAAGCGCGCCGAGATCCTGCGCGTGGTCTGGTCCGAGCTGCACCGCATCCATTCCCACCTGCTCTGGCTCGGCCTCTTTGCCGACGCCTTCGGCTTCGAGTCGCTGTTCATGCAGCTCTGGAAGATCCGCGAGCGGGTCATGGACATCAACGAGGCCACCGCGGGCAACCGCGTCATCGTCTCGGTCAACGTCATCGGCGGCGTGCGCGCCGACCTCAGCGCCGAACAGCGCGACTGGATCGAGGGCGAGCTGAAGATCATCGAGAAAGAGGTCAAGGCCATCCAGTCCACCATGCTCAATGACTACACCGTCAAGGCCCGCACCGTGGGCAAGGGCGTGCTGACCTACGAGCAGGCCTACGAGCTGGGCGCGGCCGGCCCGACCCTGCGCGGCTCCGGCGTCAAGTCGGACATGCGCATGCTCAAGTACGGCGGCTACAGGCACCTGGACTTCGAGCCGGTCATCGAGACCAGCGGCGACTGCTGGGCGCGCGGCGCGGTCCGCTTCCGCGAGGTGCTCCAGTCCATCGACCTCGTGCGCCAGGCCATGGCCAAGGTGCCCCGGGGCGACCGCGAACTGGCCGCCAAGGTCAAGGGCAATCCCGAAGGCGAAGGCTTCATGCGCGTGGAGCAGCCGCGAGGCGAGTGCGTCTACTACATCAAGGCCAGCGGCAAGAAGAACCTGGACCGCCTGCGCATCCGCACGCCCACCTTCGCCAACGTGCCGCCGCTGCTGGCGATGGTGCCGAACTGCGAGCTGGCCGACGTGCCGGTCATCGTGCTGTCCATCGACCCGTGCATCTCCTGCACGGAAAGGTAA
- the gabT gene encoding 4-aminobutyrate--2-oxoglutarate transaminase — translation MADNKSLLARREKAVPRGPFNTVPAFAAKAEGARITDVEGNEYIDFAGGIGVLNTGHRHPRVVEAIKRQADSFLHTCFHVFMYESYVELAERINALAPGDFAKKSFFLNSGAEAVENAVKIARYKTKRPAVVAFQNAFHGRTLLTMSLTSKSKPYKFGFGPFAPEIYRAPYAYCYRCPLGLEYPRCSVACADYLEEFFVSYVAAEEVAALLVEPVQGEGGFVTPPPEYFPKLRAICDKYGIQMIVDEIQTGFGRTGKIFAIDHWDVAPDMITVAKSLAGGMPLSGVVGRAELLDDPHVGGLGGTYGGNPLCCAAALAVLDALEQDGLLRRGEQLGKTLRSRFLEMQREFEIIGDVRGKGPMLALELVEDRESKRPATDKAKALVGYCREKGLIILACGNFGNVIRTLMPLVISDEELERGLSIMEDGLRAIKA, via the coding sequence ATGGCCGACAACAAGAGCCTCCTGGCGCGCCGCGAAAAGGCCGTGCCACGCGGTCCCTTCAACACCGTTCCCGCCTTTGCCGCGAAAGCCGAAGGCGCGCGCATCACGGACGTGGAAGGAAACGAATACATCGATTTCGCGGGCGGCATCGGCGTGCTCAACACGGGCCACCGCCACCCCAGGGTGGTGGAGGCGATCAAACGGCAGGCGGACAGCTTTCTGCACACCTGCTTCCACGTCTTCATGTACGAATCGTACGTGGAGCTGGCGGAACGCATCAACGCCCTGGCTCCCGGCGACTTCGCCAAGAAGTCCTTTTTTCTCAATTCCGGGGCCGAGGCCGTGGAGAACGCCGTCAAGATCGCGCGCTACAAGACGAAGCGCCCGGCTGTCGTGGCCTTCCAGAACGCCTTTCACGGCCGGACCCTGCTGACCATGAGCCTGACCAGCAAATCCAAGCCCTACAAGTTCGGTTTCGGTCCGTTCGCCCCGGAAATCTACCGCGCGCCCTACGCCTATTGCTACCGCTGCCCCCTGGGGCTGGAATATCCCCGCTGTTCCGTGGCCTGCGCCGACTATCTCGAAGAGTTCTTCGTTTCCTACGTGGCCGCCGAGGAAGTCGCGGCGCTTCTCGTGGAGCCGGTGCAGGGCGAAGGCGGCTTCGTGACCCCGCCGCCGGAATACTTCCCCAAGCTGCGGGCCATCTGCGACAAGTACGGCATCCAGATGATCGTGGACGAGATCCAGACCGGGTTCGGGCGGACCGGGAAGATCTTCGCCATCGACCACTGGGACGTGGCCCCGGACATGATCACCGTGGCCAAATCCCTGGCCGGGGGAATGCCGCTTTCCGGCGTGGTCGGCCGGGCCGAGCTGCTCGACGACCCGCATGTGGGCGGCCTGGGCGGCACCTACGGCGGCAACCCGCTCTGCTGCGCCGCGGCCCTGGCCGTGCTCGACGCCCTGGAGCAGGACGGCCTGCTGCGTCGCGGCGAACAGCTCGGCAAAACCCTCCGAAGCCGCTTCCTGGAAATGCAAAGGGAATTCGAGATCATCGGCGACGTGCGCGGAAAAGGCCCCATGCTGGCCTTGGAGCTGGTGGAAGACCGGGAGAGCAAACGCCCGGCAACGGACAAGGCCAAGGCCCTGGTGGGCTATTGCCGCGAAAAGGGCCTGATCATCCTGGCCTGCGGCAATTTCGGCAACGTGATCCGCACGCTGATGCCGCTGGTGATCAGCGACGAGGAACTGGAGCGCGGGCTCTCCATCATGGAAGACGGGCTGCGCGCAATCAAAGCATAA